DNA sequence from the bacterium genome:
CGGCGGGATCGATGGTGACCGGCTTCTCGCACAGGACGTTGGCGCCGGCCTCCATGGCGGCCTTGGCGTGCTCGTGGTGGAACACCGACGGGCTACCGACCACCACCGCGTCCAGATCATGCTCGAGCGCCTCCCGGTAGTCCTCGGTGATGTGCTCGAAGCCGAAGCGGTCCTTCAGCATCTCGAGGGCATCCCAGCCCTTGCGAACGGCTACCACCAGCTCCACGTCGTCCCGCGCCTGGAGCACGGGGATGTGGTTGCTCGCCGCCCAAGAACCGGCGCCGATCACACCTACCCGCACCCGATCGTTCGCACCCATGAACCCTCCAATCCGGCGTCGACTCCGAGGCATGACCCTAATAGGATCCGCATGCAGCGCGGGTGTTGACGGTGCCCGCGTGGAACGGCTCGCTTCCGTGCGGGAGCGAACAGCGCGTTGATCTGCGGGGGCGCGCCGACGGTCATAGCATCGGCTGTGGTGTGCGGGACTCAACCACCATCGCAAAGCACGAGTCAAGATAGGGCTGCACTAGACGTCCCACTTCGGCTACACTCTCAAGCAGCAAACAGTTGATGTCGTCTGGGCCCCTGGTTCAGTCGGCAAGTCCTACGGCCACCTTGCCAGGTGGCCGTAGTTGTAGTTGGGCATGTTAGATGAAGATATGCTACATAGACGAGGCGGGCGACGGTCGGCGTCCCAATCCCAGTGTCGCCCATATTCCTCCTGTCCTTGCTATCTGTGGTCTAGTGATCGCAAGCGATGTGGTGCCGGCTCTGACCAGGGACTTCCTCAAGGCCAAGAAGCGCTTTCATCCGGGGAAGGCAGGTCTGAGGCCACTTGATGGGATTCTGAACGAGGTAAAGGGCAGTGACATCAGGAAGGACATCCGGAGTGGATCACGTCGTCGCAGCCGAGCCGCGATCGGGTTCTTGGACACGACGACCGAGCTGCTCACGCAATACGGCGCTGGCATCGTCGGGAGGGTTTGGGTAAAGCATCCATCCAGGCAGTCGGACGAGCGCTCGATGTACACCTTCTCGATCCAAGACATCGCACTTCATCTACAGCATCACCTGCAACGAGAACCGACCGGCGGACTGGTCATCTGCGACAGCCGCAGCAACGCACAAAACGCGAACGTGGCCCATTCTGTGTTCACGAAGATGTTCAAGCGGAGCGGTAACTCGTATCCGAACATTGTCGAGATGCCTGTGTTCGGCCACAGCGAGAACCATGCGGGGCTACAACTGGCCGATCTTGTCACCTCAGCGCTCATCTTCCCGATCGCGAGTCGTACCTACTGTCAGGGTCATGTTGCGGGGCCGCACGTCCATCCTTCCTACGACAAGCTCAAGAGTCGATACGGGACATGGTTGAAGCGCTGCCAGATTCGCTACCAGAACGCGGACGGAAGATGGGTTGGCGGGATCACGGTTAGCGATACCGTTGGTCGTCGCAGCGGCGGCGAGCTGTTCCGATAAGGCAGTCCGAGGCCACACGGACGCCGAGACGCCTGGTTATTTAGCAGACGGACCGCTAGATTCGAGCGGGCACCCAGACGGTTTGGAGGAGGCTTCCATGGAACGAGCGTGCTTCACGTTCGAGATCTATCCGGACAAGGCCGACGAGTACAAGAAGCGCCACGATGAGATCTGGCCCGAACTTGTCGAGGAGATCCAGAAGGCCGGGCTCAAGAACTACAGCCTGTTCCGCCGCGGCACCCAGGTCATCGCCTACGTGGAGGCCCACCCCGACGTGGCCACCGCCTTCGGCAAGATCGGACCCACCGAGGTGAACGCCCGCTGGTCGGAGTGGTTCGAGGATGTGATCCTGAGCCTCGTGGACGAGGACGGCAACCTCTACTGGGCCGAGGAGGTCTGGCACCTCGACTGAACACCTGCACGGCCGCGAGGCCGTCCAAGCCTCAAGACCTGCCCGGAGGCCGACGCGGGGCCAACCACGGCGCGGTGGGTTGTAGCCGCGCCGGGGGGTAGAAGCCGGGCCGGGCCGCCAGGACGGCGGGAACCGCATTGACGAGCAGGGCCGCGGTGGTGGACACGGCCGGCATGCCCGGTTCCATCGTGAGTTCCAGTTCGTTCTCCCCGCAGATCCGGATGCGGTCGCGGGTCTCCCAACCGACCTCGCCCGGAGCCACGTGCAGGGAGAGTTCGAAGCGGAGCCACTCCTGTCCCTCGACCCATGCCGTGGCCAGCTGGACGACCCCTGCGGTCTCGGGCGGTTCGATCGTGTAACCGGCCAGGACGTGGACACGATCGGCCGGCACCGGCTCGATCTCCTCGTCGAACCGCTCGATCTCCAACCCCATCCCGTCCGCCACGATGCGAGCGCTCTCCGCGAAGCCGATGTGCCCGCGGACCCTACGCGACCGGACGGCGCTCCGGAACTCGGCCTCGCTGTAGCCGACACCGAGCGAACGGTGTACGTCCCGGCCGAACACGGATGCGTCGAGCGTGCGCTGAACGATGATCCGCGAGACGTCCCAAGCGGCTCCCGCCAGCACGAGCGGGAGGGCGTCGAAGGCGAAGCCTGGATTGATGCCGGTGGCCGCGATCACCACCCCGGCCTCCTCGGCGGCCCGTTGGAGCGAGGCGCCGGCTCCGGGCTGTTCCACATCCGGCCAGGAGAGTTCCTCGCTGGTGCTTACGACGTGAACACCCTTCCGGGCACACAGCCGGATCAAGGGAAGTACGGAGTCGAGTTCGGACCTGGTCGCTATGAGCGCGACTTCGGGGCGCGCCTCATCGAGCATGGCTTCCGGGTCCGTCCAGATCCGCACGCCGGCCCAGGCGCCGGCGGTCGGCCGGGCGGCAGCCGATGAAGGGCTACGGACGGCAGAGGTGACGGCCATCCAGGAGCGTTGGCGGCACAGGTTCAACGCCGCGGTCGCGACGCTGCCCACACCGAAGAAAGCGATCCTCACCCGCTTCGACGTGTCGAGGTTCGCCTCCGATGACTCCATCAGGCCTCCTGCCAAGACACCTGAGCGACGGCTCCGGTGCTCGCGCTCTCGTATGCGGCGCTCAGCAACTCGACGGTCCTGGCTCCCACATCAGCGGGAGATCGGTTCTCCGCCGCCTTTCCGAGGGCCAGATCAATCAGCACATCGGGTGGGTCCTCGCACCCGTAGAGACCGGCGCCCGGTGGCAGGTCGACCTTGACATCCCTGCCGTCGTCGCGGAAGAGCCACAGGAAGTCCCGTTCCAGATCGGCCACGAGATGGCCCTCCGTGCCGTACACCCGGACCTGCAGCTGGTGCCTGGGCCATGGGGCGTCCTCGTGGTCGACCGCGCTCCCGCCGGGTGGCGACGACGCTCCGGATATCGAACCCGTGGCTCCCGAGCGGAACCGGACGCTGATCGCGTCATGAAGATCGACGGCGGCGCCCTCGTTGTTCATGAAGGCGAAGACCTGGGAAGCACGCTGGCCCGTGACCCACAACGCCAGCCCGAGGGCGTGGCTCAGGGCCGCCGGGGCGTACCCGCCGCCGGACAGCCTGGGGTCGGTCCAGGTCTCCTGGGCAGGTCGGAAGAATGCATCCTGGCCCCGGTAGCTCCCCGTGCCGTGGAGGAGCCCGCGCAGGCCGGAGGCCATGGCCACCAGGACGTGCTGGACTTCTCCGACACCGGGATCCTCCATCAGGCGCTTGGCCTCTACGGCGGTGGGACGGTAGTTCCAGCCGAGCGCGAGGACCAGGTGGCGGCCGAGTTCCGAGGCGATGCCATGGAGTTCCCAGGCGTGGTCCGGTTCGGTGGTGAAGGGCTTCTCGCACAGCACGTGCGCGCCCGCCTCCAGCGCCGCTCTCACATGCTCGTAGTGGAGCCCCGCCGGGCTGGCCACGACCACGGCGTCCAAGTCGAGCGCCAACGCGTCCCGGTAGTCGTGGCTGACATGTCCGAACCCGAACTTGTCAGCCAGCATGGCCAGCGCCTCACGGTTGGTACGGACGGCGCTCACCAGTTCGACATCGTCCCGTCCGGCCAGGATCGGGATGTGGTTGGCGATCGCCCAGGAGCCGGCGCCGATCACACCCACCCGGACCCGGCGACCCGATCCCATGTGCGCTAGCCGTAGGGGTTGACGAACGGGCTCTCGACCTCGAACGGCCTTCCCCCGTCAGCGAATTGGATCAGCTCGATCGAGATGTCGTCCGGGTCGCGCAGGTAGCAGGTGAGGGCGCCCTCGTACCTACCCCAGGCGCAGCGGACCGGCTCCGCCGACACGAACACGGCGTGGTCGCGCATCCGTTCGTAATCCCGGTAGATGTCCTCGGTCTCCAGGCACAGATGGGTGTTGCCGGCGTTGTAGGTGGCCATGTCCACCCGGCCTGGCGGCGGGTTGTGGTACTGGAGCATCTCGAGCACCGAACCGCCCGGCAGCGCCCAGAACGCTCCCGACATGTCACAGTTGGGGTATCCCACGATCTTGCCCACGTAGTCCTCGACGTCGGCGGCTATCCACGTGCCCTGCATGAACGGCTCCTCCTCGAGGAACCGCGTCCACCAGCGAACCGATACTTCCAAGTCGGTTACCGCCACCCCGACGTGGTCGATCGAAAGAAAACTCACCGGTCTACCTCCCTGGCCGTCCCATCCATCACCTCGGAGCGATGGCCCGCCGTCTACTGTCCACGAACAAGTTAGTGATGCTTGACAGCCGCTGCACGGTCCGGCGTACCATCCGACCGGATCCGGTCTCGATCCGCAACGACTCAGGGGACGCCACAACCGAGGAGGTCCACGTATGCCCAGCTTCGACCGCTCAGACGTACCGCAGGCCGACCTGGAGTTCGTGGTGATCGCCGACACCCATCACCTGGTCGATCCGGGCATGTACTCGACCAAGGGCGATTCGGTCACTCCGGAGATCGTGCGCGAGTGGTCGGACCGGGGTGACTGGGCACTGGCTCTCACCAAGGCGACCGAAACCGAACTGGTCTTCCATGTGGGGGATCTTGCCCAGGAGTACCCGGGATCCCGGTTCTTCGACACCGGGAGGCGAGCCGCCGTGGCCCAGTTCGAGGAGTCGGGCCTGGAGGTCAACTTCGCGGCCGGCAACATGGACATCGGTGACAAGCCGGATCCCACGGTGCCCGCCGGCTGGGTGGAACCGGGATTCCTGAAACGCTGGGACGAGGACTTCGGCAAGTCGTTCTACAGCCGGACCGAAGGCGATACGCACTTCGTCGTCCTCAACTCCCAGATCATGAACACCACCCTCCCCGAGGCGATAGAGCAGCGCGAGTGGGTGGAGGCCGACCTCGCCGCCCACGCCTCGCACCGGATCTTCTTGTTCATGCACCTTCCGCCATACCTCGTCGACGAGGACGAGCCCGGCCTGGGCAGCTACGACGTGCTCGGCAACCCGGACCGGACCTGGCTGCTGGACCTGTGCAGGCGCTACGACGTCGAGGCACTGTTCAGCGGTCA
Encoded proteins:
- a CDS encoding Gfo/Idh/MocA family oxidoreductase, whose protein sequence is MGANDRVRVGVIGAGSWAASNHIPVLQARDDVELVVAVRKGWDALEMLKDRFGFEHITEDYREALEHDLDAVVVGSPSVFHHEHAKAAMEAGANVLCEKPVTIDPA
- a CDS encoding DUF3800 domain-containing protein, whose translation is MKICYIDEAGDGRRPNPSVAHIPPVLAICGLVIASDVVPALTRDFLKAKKRFHPGKAGLRPLDGILNEVKGSDIRKDIRSGSRRRSRAAIGFLDTTTELLTQYGAGIVGRVWVKHPSRQSDERSMYTFSIQDIALHLQHHLQREPTGGLVICDSRSNAQNANVAHSVFTKMFKRSGNSYPNIVEMPVFGHSENHAGLQLADLVTSALIFPIASRTYCQGHVAGPHVHPSYDKLKSRYGTWLKRCQIRYQNADGRWVGGITVSDTVGRRSGGELFR
- a CDS encoding L-rhamnose mutarotase; translation: MERACFTFEIYPDKADEYKKRHDEIWPELVEEIQKAGLKNYSLFRRGTQVIAYVEAHPDVATAFGKIGPTEVNARWSEWFEDVILSLVDEDGNLYWAEEVWHLD
- a CDS encoding Gfo/Idh/MocA family oxidoreductase, whose amino-acid sequence is MGSGRRVRVGVIGAGSWAIANHIPILAGRDDVELVSAVRTNREALAMLADKFGFGHVSHDYRDALALDLDAVVVASPAGLHYEHVRAALEAGAHVLCEKPFTTEPDHAWELHGIASELGRHLVLALGWNYRPTAVEAKRLMEDPGVGEVQHVLVAMASGLRGLLHGTGSYRGQDAFFRPAQETWTDPRLSGGGYAPAALSHALGLALWVTGQRASQVFAFMNNEGAAVDLHDAISVRFRSGATGSISGASSPPGGSAVDHEDAPWPRHQLQVRVYGTEGHLVADLERDFLWLFRDDGRDVKVDLPPGAGLYGCEDPPDVLIDLALGKAAENRSPADVGARTVELLSAAYESASTGAVAQVSWQEA
- a CDS encoding VOC family protein, whose product is MSFLSIDHVGVAVTDLEVSVRWWTRFLEEEPFMQGTWIAADVEDYVGKIVGYPNCDMSGAFWALPGGSVLEMLQYHNPPPGRVDMATYNAGNTHLCLETEDIYRDYERMRDHAVFVSAEPVRCAWGRYEGALTCYLRDPDDISIELIQFADGGRPFEVESPFVNPYG